In a genomic window of Verrucomicrobiota bacterium:
- a CDS encoding pyridoxal phosphate-dependent aminotransferase, whose translation MLLTHAVQQLGTETAFKVLAKAKGLEAQGRDIVHLEIGQPDFPTPANIVAAGKQAIDDGWTSYGPTCGQADFRELIAQHISRTRKIDVKSSQIVVTPGGKPVMFYAILALVEKGDEVVYPDPGFPIYKSLIDFAGGKGIPLPLLEANDFSFDVDKLGTLISDNTKLLILNSPQNPTGGVLKKEDLETIAALCVKHDVVILTDEIYCELLYDDTFESITQFDGVPERAIILDGFSKTYSMTGWRLGYGIYPDWLVNSIENLMVNSNSCTASFTQRAGMEALSGPQDSVVKMREAFRKRRDFIVDGLNKIPGINCRVPKGAFYAFANVSQLPLSSRELERRLLEEAGVACLAGDGFGEQGKGFIRFSYANSIENIGEALRRINAFVTGL comes from the coding sequence GCTCGAAGCACAGGGTCGCGATATCGTTCACCTGGAGATTGGGCAGCCCGACTTTCCGACACCTGCGAACATTGTCGCAGCCGGTAAACAGGCTATCGATGATGGATGGACAAGCTATGGTCCTACCTGCGGACAGGCGGATTTTCGCGAGCTCATTGCACAGCACATTTCCAGGACGCGAAAGATTGATGTTAAGAGTTCGCAAATCGTGGTGACGCCTGGTGGGAAACCGGTGATGTTTTATGCCATCCTGGCTTTGGTAGAGAAGGGCGATGAAGTGGTGTACCCGGATCCCGGATTTCCTATTTACAAATCACTCATCGATTTCGCAGGAGGCAAGGGGATTCCTTTACCCCTGCTTGAAGCGAATGACTTCAGTTTCGATGTCGATAAATTGGGAACCCTCATTTCAGATAACACTAAACTGTTGATTTTAAACTCGCCTCAAAATCCAACGGGTGGCGTATTAAAAAAAGAAGACCTCGAAACGATAGCTGCTCTTTGTGTAAAACACGATGTCGTCATTCTCACAGATGAGATCTATTGCGAGCTTCTCTATGACGATACGTTTGAGTCGATCACTCAATTCGATGGCGTTCCCGAACGGGCCATCATCCTGGATGGATTTTCCAAAACCTATTCCATGACCGGTTGGCGATTAGGCTACGGTATCTACCCCGATTGGCTCGTTAATTCTATAGAAAATCTCATGGTAAACAGTAATTCCTGCACGGCATCCTTTACGCAACGCGCAGGTATGGAAGCGTTGTCCGGTCCTCAAGATTCCGTTGTGAAAATGCGAGAAGCCTTTCGCAAACGCCGTGATTTTATTGTCGATGGGTTAAATAAAATTCCTGGCATAAACTGTCGTGTACCCAAGGGAGCCTTCTACGCATTCGCGAATGTGTCGCAGCTTCCCTTATCTTCAAGGGAACTGGAACGTCGCCTCCTTGAGGAAGCCGGAGTAGCCTGTCTGGCCGGTGATGGATTCGGAGAGCAGGGCAAAGGCTTTATCCGCTTCTCCTACGCCAACTCGATTGAGAATATCGGCGAAGCCCTTCGCCGCATCAATGCGTTTGTTACAGGGCTTTAA
- a CDS encoding CTP synthase, producing MKKIGIIAEYTPRFEPHPATSNAIEHSREFLGLDVEYDWVSTEDIENDFFENYDGLWVVPGSPYKNMERTLWAIRYAREHGVPTSGTCGGFQPIILEYARNLLGFKDAQHAEYDPYASKLFISELACSLAGREMDLHLEADSQAAKIYGVTNVRESYYCNFAVNPEYLDEIQTGPIKITGSDAEGEVRVIEYSDHPFFIATRFVPQTLSTPDRPHPLVNAFLKSITRDEHNI from the coding sequence ATGAAGAAAATCGGCATAATAGCAGAATACACTCCGCGCTTCGAACCGCATCCCGCGACTAGCAACGCGATAGAGCATTCCCGTGAATTCCTTGGACTCGATGTCGAATACGACTGGGTGTCTACGGAAGATATTGAAAATGACTTCTTTGAGAATTACGACGGCCTGTGGGTGGTGCCCGGCAGTCCCTACAAAAACATGGAGCGTACGCTTTGGGCTATACGCTATGCACGCGAGCACGGTGTTCCGACCTCCGGGACCTGTGGAGGTTTTCAGCCTATTATTTTGGAATATGCACGGAACTTACTTGGATTCAAGGATGCCCAGCACGCGGAATACGATCCGTACGCTTCGAAGCTCTTCATCTCGGAGTTAGCTTGTTCACTTGCCGGAAGAGAAATGGATCTACATCTTGAAGCAGATTCCCAAGCAGCGAAGATTTACGGCGTCACGAATGTACGAGAAAGCTACTACTGTAATTTCGCGGTGAACCCGGAATATCTTGATGAGATACAGACCGGGCCCATAAAGATTACGGGCTCCGATGCGGAGGGAGAGGTTCGAGTCATCGAATACTCAGATCATCCCTTTTTTATCGCCACGCGATTCGTGCCACAGACTCTATCGACACCGGACCGGCCCCACCCGCTTGTAAATGCTTTTCTAAAGTCCATTACCAGAGACGAACATAATATTTAG